CTGGCAGCAACTACAGTACACCTTCATCCTTACAGTATCTctgataattttataaataaaaaattacctatattaaatattttgctgCTGAAAAATTAGGCAACTGTTACTGCTTTAATACTGATTCTAGGGAATATAATAAGAGAGATGACATgatgtcaaaataaaatatagaagaaactattgtatttgataaataaaaattaaagaagtagaaattttgaaaaatagacaaattatttttctatacacttattaAAGTATCTCAATTTAGATCTCCCAGTGTTTGACCTCTGTTAATCATgggaatttttctaaatttgagacAAATAATACTTTTATAGAAATAATGTTTCTCAACTTTTTAAAAGCCTCCTTTATGTCCttatttctaagactatagataaaggggttcaacatgggagtgaccactgtgtacatcactgaggctattgcatttgacCTTGAGTTTTGGGTGGTAGCTGAAGTAAGATACACTCCAagacctgtaccataaaacaagaatactactgagaggtgagacccacaagtgGAAAAAGCTTTATGCTTTCCCCCagctgttgaaattctcaaaatggaggatgAAATCTTAGCATAAGAGAAAAGGATCACAGTGATTGGAATAACACCCAGAAGTCCAGTTTCAAAATACACAACTATGTCAATGAGgtaggtgtcagaacaagcaagtcGGACCACCTGATtaatttcacagaaaaagtgggggattTCCAAATCTGTACAAAAATACAATCGCAAAACCATTAAGCCATGTAAAAGAGAGACTAAAACACTCAAGAACCAGGATACCAGCAGCAAG
This genomic interval from Dasypus novemcinctus isolate mDasNov1 chromosome 30, mDasNov1.1.hap2, whole genome shotgun sequence contains the following:
- the LOC131276710 gene encoding olfactory receptor 7A17-like, which encodes MEPENQTRVSEFILLGLSEDTQVQSLLFGLFLSMYMITFTGNMLIILAIILDSHLHTPMYFFLSNLSFTDICFTSTTVPKMLLNFQTESKTITYESCIIQVYFFTLFGQLDNSLLTVMAFDRFVAICRPLHYTVIMNPQLCGFLLLVSWFLSVLVSLLHGLMVLRLYFCTDLEIPHFFCEINQVVRLACSDTYLIDIVVYFETGLLGVIPITVILFSYAKISSSILRISTAGGKHKAFSTCGSHLSVVFLFYGTGLGVYLTSATTQNSRSNAIASVMYTVVTPMLNPFIYSLRNKDIKEAFKKLRNIISIKVLFVSNLEKFP